The genomic DNA GGTGCAGATCGTGAAGGCCTTCCTGCTCATCGGCGGCGCGATCGTGATGACGATCTGGGTCCTGGCCATCAACGGGTTCAGCCTGAACACGCTCCTCGAGGCCGCTGTCGCGAATTCCGACAAGGGCGATGCGATCCTCGCGCCCGGGTTGCAGTACGGTGCGAACCCCTGGGACTTCCTTTCGCTCGGCATGGCGCTCGTGCTCGGAACGGCGGGGCTCCCGCACGTGCTGATGCGCTTCTATACGGTGCCGACGGCGAAGGAAGCGCGTCGGTCGGTGGTCTGGGCGATCTGGCTGATCGGCGGGTTCTACCTGCTCACCCTCGTGCTCGGGTACGGCGCTGGAGCACTTGTCGGCGCAGAGGTCATCGCGAATGCGCCGGGCGGGGTGAACTCGGCCGCTCCGTTGCTGGCACTGCACCTGGGTGGTCCGCTGCTGCTCGGATTCATCTCGGCCGTCGCGTTCGCCACGATCCTGGCGGTCGTCGCGGGACTGACGATCACGGCCGCGGCGTCGTTCGCGCACGACATCTATGCGAACGTCATCCAGAAGGGCAGGAAGGATGCCGCAGGCAACCCCGTCGAGGCAGACCCGAACGGAGAAGTGAAGGTCGCCCGCCGCACGGTCATCGTGATCGGCATCCTCGCGATCCTCGGCGGTATCGGCGCGCAGGGGCAGAACATCGCGTTCCTCGTGGCGCTGGCGTTCGCGGTGGCGGCATCGTCGAACCTGCCGACCATCCTGTACTCGCTGTTCTGGCGGCGCTTCACGACCCGCGGTGCGGTGTGGAGCATGTACGGCGGCCTGGGCTCGGCGATCCTGCTGATCGTCCTCTCGCCGGTGTTCTCCGGGACGCCCACCTCGATGATCCCCGGGGTCGACTTCGCGATCTGGCCGTTGAACAATCCGGGCATCGTGTCGATCCCGCTCGGGTTCTTCCTGGGCTGGCTGGGGACGGTCACCAGCACGGTGAAGGAGTCTCCACAGCTCGCTGCCGAGATGGAGGTGCGCTCGCTCACCGGCTTCGGCGCGGAGAAGGCGGTGGATCACTGATCCGCGCCGCGGCTTGAGAACGAGCACGCGGACCCCGGCGGCCTACCCGCCGGGGTCCGCGTCGTCTCGGGATCAGCGACTGGGCGTGGTGGCCGCCTCCAGATCGAGGAGGTACTTCTTGCGCTCCGGGTGCGCGCCGTAGTGTCCGGGGGTGCCGTCGGAGCGCACGACCCGGTGCACCGGCACGATGATCGAGAACGGGGTGAGCCGGCATGCGGTACCGACGGCGCGGGCGGCCCCGGGATGGCCCGCCACGATCGCCACCTCGCCGTAGCTCATGGTCTCGCCCCACGGAATCTCGGAGATGACCCGCAGCGCGGCCAGCGGGAATCCCTCAACGAGCCGCCAATCCAGGCGGAGATGCTCGTCGAAGCGGACGGGCACTCCCTCGAAGTAGTCGTCGAGCAGATGCGCGAGCTCATCGGCGGCACCGGGGTCTGCCTGTGGCACCGCGTGCAACTGGCGGGAGACGTCCTCCAGCAGCCACGGCACCGATGGGTCCTCCGACTCGGAGAGATCGAAGCGCACGATCCCCTCGTCCGAGAACACCGCAAGGGCATCACCGAACGGGGTCGGTGCGAAGTCGTAGCGGAATGTCATGCCCCCATACTGACCGCCTGCACCGACTCCTCGGAGCGGCGAAGGCGGGAACCGGGGACAACCTCGCTTCGGGCGTTGTCGTGCAGGAAGAGTGCGGAGAGGCTGTTCAGCGGCATGAATCCGGGAGAAACCCGCCAGGGATACAGCTTCACCCTGGCTTGCGCGCCTAGGGTGTGTGGTGTGTGGCGACGTGAAGAAAAGTCTGCGGATGGTGCAGCGACGGAGGCCGCGGTGACTCTCGGCGAGCTGCACGGGTCGCCGACAGGCGTCGGTGTCGCGCACGCAGCCGAGGCCGAGCGTACCCGCCTGCGCGCGGAGGCCGCCGATCTGGGCGGCCCTTCTCCGCTGATCACCTACCGCGACAGCCCGGAGTCCGGGATCGACATCTCCAAGGCGCACCCCGGAAGCCTGCCGCAATTCATCACGGGCAAGTCGACTCTGCTGTCGAACCTCTTCCGGGATGAGGTCGGTCTGCGCACGGCGCGCCTCGCGGCAGAGCGGATCACCGCCAAGAACACCGAGCTGCGCACCGTGCGCGGGATCGAGGCCGTGCACCTCGCGGTCGGCGTGGCGCAGTGGCGCATCGGCGGCGCGGATTTCGCCGCACCGGTGCTGCTGCGACCGCTGGCGATCCGCCGTCATCATTCCGACTTCGAGCTCAAGCTGCAAGGAGCCTTCGAGGTCAACCCCGAACTCATCCGGATCGCCCGCGAGCACTTCGGGATCACGATCGATGCCGCATCTCTTGCGGCGCTCGCCTACGACGGCGGAATCTTCAAGCCGCAGCCGGTGATCGACAGCCTGCGTGGGACCACGCGCTCGATCGACACCTTCTCCGTGCAGCCGCGTCTGGTCGTCTCGACGTTCGCCGACGTGGGCGGCGCGATGGCGCGAGACAGCGGGAGCCTGGATTCCACCGTTCTCAATGCCCTCGCCGGCCACGTCGACGACCGCGAACAGGTGTCGGCGCCCCGCGCCGAACCGCACTACACCGGGCCTGATGACCGCGCTCCGGCATCCGACAATCTGCTGCTCGATGCCGACGCCGAGCAGGAGGCGGTGCTGTCGCGGATCGCGGCCGGCCACTCGCTGACCGTGGCGACGCTGCCAGGCACCGGCGGCACGCAGACCGTGATCAACGCACTCGGTGAACTCGTGCGCGGGGGCAAGCGAGTGCTCGTGGTCTCCGCGCGGCGCTCGACGCTCGACGGCGTGCGGCACCGCCTGGCCGGCATCGGGCTGGACAGCCTGGCGGTCTCGCCGGCGAGCGTTCGCCGTGATCTGGTCCGGGCGATCGTCCGGAACGAGAAGGCCACCGCCCCGAAGGTCGGCGAGGTCGATGATGCGCTGGTGCGCCTGCGCACGGTGCTCCGCGACTATCGGAGCGCTCTCACGGCTCCCGTGCCGGGTCTGAACGCCTCGGTCCTGGAGGCGACCAGGCAGCTCACCAGGCTCGCCTCGTTGCCGACCCCGCCGTCCACGACCGCTCGGCTGGGAACGCATGCGCTGCAGCGTCTCGCCGGTGATCGGAGCGCCGCAGCCGGGATGCTCGCCCAGGCCGCACGCCTCGGGGAGTTCCGGTTCGGGCCCGACGATTCCCCCTGGTACGGGGTGTCGTTCGCCAGCACGGAGGCGGCGCGTGCGGCTCACGATCTGGCCGCACGTCTGCACTCGGACAGCGTTCCCGCCCTCCTCGAGCGCGGCTACGAGCTCATCGCGCAGACGCGCATGCGCCCTTTCGCCACCGTCGACGAACTGGGGGAGTACCTGCGGTTGCTGCAGGGAATCCGGGATTCGCTCGACCGGTTCAGCCCGACGGTGTTCGAACGTCCACTCGGCGAACTCATCCAGGCTCATGGCTCACGCCGGGATGCCCCTGGCATGTCCGGAGCGAACCGGCGCAGGCTGCGCCGTCTCGCCAAGGAGTATGTCCGCCCGGGCGTGCACATCACCGAGATGCACGAGGCGCTGCTGCGCATCCAGACCCAGCGCACGCAGTGGCAGCGCTGTGTCGACGCTGGCGTCGCGCCGGAGGTGCCGCTCGGCCTCGCCGATGTGTACGTGGCCTGGCAGCGTGTCGAGGCGGAACTCGCTGAGCTGGATGCGGCGCTCGGACGGCGGGAGCCGCTCGCCTCGCTGCCGGTCGCTCGCCTGGTACGGACGCTCGCGGGGCTCGCCGCCAAGTCGGATGTCTTCGACAACCTCGTCGAGCGCTCGGAGCTGCGCGAACAGCTGGCCCTGCTCGGTCTGGAGCCGTTGCTCGCCGAACTCTCGATCCGTCACGTCTCCGAGACGCGGGTCGGGGATGAGCTGGAGTTCGCGTGGTGGCAGTCGCTCCTCGAACGGGCGCTGCAGGACAATCGAGCTCTTCTCGGCGCCAACACGGCCGTGGTCGATCGACTCGAGCGCGACTACCGCCTCGTCGATGAAGCCCATGCGGCGATGTCGGGTCCGCTGCTCGCCTGGCAGCTGGCGAGCCAGTGGAAGATCGCGATCGTCGACGAGCCGCAGGAGTCCCAGCATCTTCGTCGGGCGCTCACCCAGCCCGACGCCAGCACCGCGCAGATCGTCGCGTCGGCGCCGACGTTGGTGGACGTGCTCGCTCCCGTCTGGATCTCTTCGCCGTATCTCCTGCCGGAGATCCCGGACTCCGTCGAATTCGATACGGTCCTGCTCGTGGATGCCGCCGCGATCAACCTCGCCGAGGCTGCTCCGGCGATCCGGCGTGCACGTCAGGTCGTCGCTTTCGGCGATCCGGTGACCCAGCGGCCGTCCCGGTTCGACGTCGCGGTCGATCCGGGGGAGGACTGGGAGCACGAAGTCCCCTTCGACGAGGTCTCGGTGTTCGAGCGGCTCTCCGAGTTGCTGCCGGTGATGACGCTCACGCGCAGCTATCGCGCCGGCGGCGAAGATCTCGCCGAGCTCATCAACGACGCCTTCTACGGCGGCGAGATCGTCTCGCTCCCGTGGGCGGGTTCCTATCTCGGGCGAGGCAGCCTGACCGTCGACTACGTGGAGCGCGGCGTCGGAGCACCCGATCCGATCTCAGGCGCGGTGGAGAGCCCGGATGCCGAGGTCGCGCGTGTCGTCACGCTCGTCGTCGAGCACGCCGTGCACCGGCCTGCCGAATCGCTGATGGTGGTCACGGCCAGCATCCGCCATGCCGAGCGGGTGCGTGCCGCTGTCACCTCCGCGTTCGCCGGTCGTTCGGATGTCGCCGAGTTCGTCTCCCGCGACACCGCTGAACCGTTCGCGGTGCTCACGCTGGAGGAGTCCGTCGCAGAGAGCCGCGATCGAGTGATCTTCTCGCTCGGCTACGGTCTGACGAAGCACGGCCGAGTGCTCAGCGACTTCGGGGATCTGTCCACTCCAGACGGCGAGCGACTCCTCACCGTCGGGATGACACGCGCGCGCCGCTCCATGGTGCTGGTGTCGTCGATCCGCCCCTCGTCGTTCGACGATGGACGCCTCGAGCACGGCGCCGCGACGCTGATGTCGATCCTCGGCGGCCTGGCCACGCGCGGGCGGGAGGCGCGCCTGGAGGATCTCGCCGATCCCCTCACGCTCGCACTCGCGCGGGAACTGCGCCGCCTGGGCGCCTCGGTCGATGTGGACTACCGCGGTCTGCTTCCGCTGGTCGCCCAGCACAAGGGCAAGGCCGTGGTGATCGAGTCCGATCCGGAATCGCGCGGCGAATCCCTGCGGGAGACGCTGCGGCTGCGCCCGCAGGTTCTGCGTCGACTCGGCTGGCATTACGTCCGGGTGCACGCCTTCGACCTGTACAGCGATCCGGCCACGGCGGCGACGCGGATCGCCGGCATCCTCGGCATCTCGGCCCAGGCGCAGCGTGCCGACACGGACACGCAGCCGATCGACCTCGATCCGCGCGATGGGTGACGAGTCCCGTCAGCGGATCGTCCGGGTGCCCGGTTCGCGACGTGCTCGCCTCACACCGGCGCCGGGGACGGACCCCGCTCCGGATGTCGCGACCGATTCGACCGCGAAGGATGCGGCGGCATCCGCTTCTCGTGCCGCGAAGGGTCCGAACGACGATCGCCTGATCCAGGACATCCCCCCGCACTACTGAGCGGGGAACGGAAAAGCCCCCGACTCCCGAAGGAGCCGAGGGCCTCGAGGCCAGATTCCGTACGCGTCAGCTCGACGCGGTGTTCTTGCGCAGCGCGTCGCGGATCTCGATGAGCAGCTCCTGCTCGGTCGGCAGGGTCTCCTCCTCGACGGCGGGGTTCTTTGCGGCCTGACGCTCCTTGTACTTGTTCATCGGGATGACGAAGACGAAGTACACGACGAGTGCGACGGCGAGGAAGCTGATGATCGCGCTGATCAGCTCGCCGACAGGGAACGTGACATCCTGCCCGTAGATGCCCTTCATGATGATGCCGACCTTGCCCGTCGCATCCGCGTTGAAGAACAGCGAGACGAACGGCGTGATGATCGCAGACACCACGGCGTTCACGATCGCGGTGAAAGCGCCGCCGATGACCACGGCGACGGCCAAGTCGATGACATTGCCCTTGGTGATGAACTCTTTGAATCCCTGGAACACGGAAACCCCCATGAAGATCGTGACCTCAGGAAGAGGCCGGAGCCGATGCGGGCGCCGGTTTGGCGCTCGTCGACGATTCCGACTTCGATGATGCCGAAGCATCCTTCGATCCGCCGGTATTGCTGCGCGAGTCCGTGCGATAGAAGCCGGAGCCGTTGAAGGTCACTCCGATCGACCCGTACTGCTTGCGCAGCGCACCGCCGCACTCGGGGCAGATGGTCAGCGCGTTCTCCGCGAAGCTCTGCACGGCGTCGAACTTGTGTCCGCACGACGTGCAGGCATAGGCATAGGTGGGCATGGTGTCCTCGCGGTTCAGTGTCGCGACGGCGACAGGATCAGGGTCTGCGACGGGGTCACGACGCCGGTCACCGGCTGGTCGTGCACCTCCCGCGGCAGCGAGTCGAGTATCTCGGAATCATAGATGACGGCGTACACGGGTGGGCACTTCTCCATCGAGCCGATGGTCTTGTCGAAGTATCCGCGCCCCCAGCCGAGTCGCATGCCGCTGCGATCCACGGCCGCAGCGGGGATGATCATGAGGTCCACATCGTTCACGGCGATCGGGCCGAGAACCTCGCCGGCCGGCTCCGGCAGACCGAACATGCCCTCTGCGATCTCGCCGTCGTCCGTCGCGATCGCCCAGTCCAGCAGGCCGTCGGCCCGGGTCACCGGAAGCAGCACGCGGATGCCGCGTCGCACCGTTCGCGCGACGAACTCCCGGGTGCTCGGCTCGTTCGTCGTCGACAGGAAGCAGGAGATAGAGCGGGCATCGGCGTCGTCCACGAGCGCGTCGAGCCGTTCGCCGATCGCGGCTGCCGCGGCATCGCGCTGGGCGGCGGAGAGGAGCTGGCGTCGTTCGCGGAGTTCAGCACGCAGTGCGCGCTTGGCATTCTCAACGTCGTTCGACATGCCCCCGAGTCTACGCGGCGGTCCCGGTAGGCTGAGTGGATGCGAGTCCAGAAGATGAAGGCAGTCATTCCCGCGGCCGGCCTCGGAACACGATTCCTCCCGGCGACGAAGGCGATGCCGAAGGAGATGCTGCCCGTCGTCGACAAGCCGGCGATCCAGTACGTCGTCGAGGAAGCGGCGGATGCCGGCATCAACGACATCCTCATCATCATCGGGCGCAACAAGAACGCGATCTCGAACCACTTCGACGCGGTCCCCGAGCTCGAGGTGAAGCTCTTGGAGAAGGGCGACACCGGCCGGCTCGAGCGCGTGATGAAGTCGAGCGACCTCGCCGACATCCACTTCGTCCGTCAGGGCGAGCCCAAGGGCCTCGGCCACGCCGTGCTCCGTGCGCGCAGTCACGTCGGCGACAATCCCTTCGCGGTCCTCCTCGGCGACGACCTCATCGACGAGCGCGACCCGCTGCTCACCACGATGATCGAGGAGCATGAGCGCACCGGCGCTGCGGTCATCGCGCTGATGGAGGTCGACCCCGCCAACATCCAGATGTACGGTGCTGCAGCGGTCGAGCCGATCGAGGGCAGTGATGCGGTGCGCGTCACGGGGCTCGTCGAGAAGCCGGCTCCCGAGGACGCGCCTTCGAACCTCGCCATCATCGGCCGCTACGTGCTGCCTGCTTCGGTGTTCGACATCCTGGAGCGCACCGAGCCGGGCAAGGGCGGCGAGATCCAGCTCACCGACGCGCTGCAGGAGCTTGCGGCGGACCCGAACGGCCCCGGCGTCGTCGGCGTCATCTTCGGGGGGCGGCGCTACGACACGGGTGACCGAGTCGACTACATCAAGGCGATCGTGCAGCTCGCATCCGACCGGGAAGACCTCGGGCCGGAGCTGCGGCCGTGGCTCAAGGAATTCGCGGAACGCCTCTAGGCGGCCCAACGGCGTCATGCTGATGGATCTGGCGGTGGGAATGCGGCACGGTCCGGTAGAGCTGCGTCTCGTGCGCACCCGTGACGCACGCGCGCTCCAGCATGAGCTGCTGAGCAACCGTTCCTGGCTGCAGCCTTGGGAGGCGACGATTCCCTACGGGTCCGTGTCCTTCGACATGCGACTCAGCATCCGTCGTCTGCTCCAGCAGTACCGGGACGGCGCCGGGTATCCCTTCGTGATGGAGTACGAAGGAGAGATCGCCGGGCAGTTGAACGTCTGGGGCATCGCCCGCGGTTCACTGGCGTCGGCGACGATCGGCTACTGGGTGAGCGAGAGGTTCGCGGGCAAGGGGATCACTCCGACCGCGGTCGCTCTGGCGACGGATGCGTGCTTCGTCGAGTACGGCCTGCACCGGATGGAGATCTGCATCCGCCCGGAGAACGTCGCGAGTCTGCGCATCGTCCAGAAGCTCGGCTTCCGTTACGAGGGTCTTCGTCGCCGCTTCATCCACATCGACGGTGACTGGCGCGATCACTATGCGTTCGCGCTGACTCGCGAGGACGTTCCGCAGGGAGTCCTCGCCCGATGGCTGAACGGGCAGGTGCCGGCCGACGCGGCGACCATCCCGCCCACCGATCGCCTGGCTCGCTGAGCGGGATCGACCGACGCGTTCACTCACGCGCATCGGCCCGAATACGGGTTCTGGCCGCGACACGCGCCGGGACTGACCGGGCAGGCGGGGTCCGGTCGCTTACCGTTGACCGTATGGATGGGCCGGTGCTGAGCGGGGGAGTGATCGTGCTCGTCGCTGTGCTCCTCTGGATGCTGTACCTGCTGCCTTCGTGGCGTGGACGCTTTCAATACAACGCGGCGGAGCGCAACGCCGTACGCCTGAATCAGGCGCTGCGCGTGCTCGCCGAGACGAGCGAGACTCCCGGCGAGGTGCGGCTCGAACTCAACGCGCGCACGGCGCTCGCCCAGCAGAAGCTCGCCAAGCGCGTGCAGGCGGAGAAGGAATCAGCCGAGCTCGAGGAATTGCGCCGCGAACTCGCGGCGACGCGAGCCGATCCTGCGGTGCGACAGGCGCGAGTCAGACGGCGCGTTCGGGTGGCAGCGACCACCACGCTGCTCGTCGGAGCGTCACTGGTGGGGCTCGGCGTCTGGCAGGTCGTCGCAACCGGAGCGCAGATGCTGCTCTGGATCGGCGGTTGCACCGTGGTGCTGGCCGGCGTCGCACTCCAGCAGATGGCGGCGGTCGCGTCACGTGCAGCCCGTCGGTCGGTGCCCAGGCCCATCGCGGCCGCTCCCCGCGTCGCGCCGCCGTTGCACGACCAGGGACGGGCGAGCTGGACGCCGCGGCCCTTGCCGGAGCCGCTGGTATCGGTTGCAGGTTCTCGAGCTCAGGCAGCCCGCGCTGAGATGGATGCGCAGGACGAGCGTCGTAAGGCGGCGCGGCTGGCGGAACTCCGCGAGCGGGCGGAACGCATGGCGCGACCTGCACCGCCCCAGATCCCGGCGGCGACGTCTCCTTATGCGCGGATGGGCTTCGTAGATGACGCGGAGATCGAATCGCATGTCCGCGAGATGCTCGCTCGTCGGGCCGCAGGCTGAACGGATCTTCGGTCCGGTCGTGGCGTGATAACGTAGTTGACGATCACACGGGCCTATGGCGCAGTTGGTAGCGCGCCTCGTTCGCATCGAGGAGGTCAGGGGTTCGAATCCCCTTAGGTCCACACTGTGTTGAGACAGTGACGAAGAGGCTCCGCTCCGGCGGGGCCTTTTCTGTGTCTTCGGGCACTGGTCATGGTGTGAGCGTCATGGACGACGGCACGAATCCGTAAGCGTCCGAGGCGCTGTTCGCACGTGCGCAGGATGCACTGCGTGAAGGCGGCCCCGGTGCTGCTGTCGACTTCCTCGAGAGCGCCGCCGCCGGGGGGAGTGCGGAGGCGATGCACCTGCGTCCGCCCTGGGGGACGAGGAGGCCGCCGCAGGGCTGAGAGATCCGCGAAGTCCGGGCGACACGCCCGGCGGTCCGTCCTGATTTGCCCAAACCCCGGGATCCGCGTAACTTATTACTTGTTCGCCCCACAGGGAAGCGGAGAGGCCGAGAGCCTTACCCCCCTCAAGCGGAGAACCACCTCCACCAAGATCTTCTCCTCGGAGCGGATCGGGACAGACTTCTGTCCAAGCTGGAGAATCCACCCCGGCGGTCGTCGAATTGACAAGCTCGCCGGAACGGATAAGCTAGTGAAGTTGCCTCGGCGCCTTGAGCGCCGGACAGCAGATCTGGTTCTAAGCCACTCGGCGCGTCGATTTGACAGGCCGAATAGCGAAGATAAGATAGAGAAGTTGCCCTTCGGGCCTGGTCGTGATGGCTGGGTCGTGGGAGCATCCGATCCTTGAGAACTCAACAGCGTGCACTTGTCAAATGCCAAATTATCCTCGTCCAAGCCTTTTGGTTTGGTTGAGAATTCCTTTGGATCAAAGACCAATCCCCTTTGTTGGGGGTTGGCATTCGGATGAAGTCAGCAATGAATTTGTCTCTTTGGTCGGTATCAAACTCGCTGCGTCACCGTTTTCCCGGTGGGGTATGCAATTTCTTTTTATGGAGAGTTTGATCCTGGCTCAGGATGAACGCTGGCGGCGTGCTTAACACATGCAAGTCGAACGGTGAAGCCCAGCTTGCTGGGTGGATCAGTGGCGAACGGGTGAGTAACACGTGAGCAACCTGCCCCTGACTCTGGGATAAGCGCTGGAAACGGCGTCTAATACTGGATACGAGACGTGACCGCATGGTCAACGTTTGGAAAGATTTTTCGGTTGGGGATGGGCTCGCGGCCTATCAGCTTGTTGGTGAGGTAATGGCTCACCAAGGCGTCGACGGGTAGCCGGCCTGAGAGGGTGACCGGCCACACTGGGACTGAGACACGGCCCAGACTCCTACGGGAGGCAGCAGTGGGGAATATTGCACAATGGGCGGAAGCCTGATGCAGCAACGCCGCGTGAGGGATGACGGCCTTCGGGTTGTAAACCTCTTTTAGCAGGGAAGAAGCGAAAGTGACGGTACCTGCAGAAAAAGCGCCGGCTAACTACGTGCCAGCAGCCGCGGTAATACGTAGGGCGCAAGCGTTATCCGGAATTATTGGGCGTAAAGAGCTCGTAGGCGGTTTGTCGCGTCTGCTGTGAAATCTGGGGGCTCAACCCCCAGCCTGCAGTGGGTACGGGCAGACTAGAGTGCGGTAGGGGAGATTGGAATTCCTGGTGTAGCGGTGGAATGCGCAGATATCAGGAGGAACACCGATGGCGAAGGCAGATCTCTGGGCCGTAACTGACGCTGAGGAGCGAAAGGGTGGGGAGCAAACAGGCTTAGATACCCTGGTAGTCCACCCCGTAAACGTTGGGAACTAGTTGTGGGGTCCATTCCACGGATTCCGTGACGCAGCTAACGCATTAAGTTCCCCGCCTGGGGAGTACGGCCGCAAGGCTAAAACTCAAAGGAATTGACGGGGACCCGCACAAGCGGCGGAGCATGCGGATTAATTCGATGCAACGCGAAGAACCTTACCAAGGCTTGACATATACGAGAACGGGCCAGAAATGGTCAACTCTTTGGACACTCGTAAACAGGTGGTGCATGGTTGTCGTCAGCTCGTGTCGTGAGATGTTGGGTTAAGTCCCGCAACGAGCGCAACCCTCGTTCTATGTTGCCAGCACGTAATGGTGGGAACTCATGGGATACTGCCGGGGTCAACTCGGAGGAAGGTGGGGATGACGTCAAATCATCATGCCCCTTATGTCTTGGGCTTCACGCATGCTACAATGGCCGGTACAAAGGGCTGCAATACCGCGAGGTGGAGCGAATCCCAAAAAGCCGGTCCCAGTTCGGATTGAGGTCTGCAACTCGACCTCATGAAGTCGGAGTCGCTAGTAATCGCAGATCAGCAACGCTGCGGTGAATACGTTCCCGGGTCTTGTACACACCGCCCGTCAAGTCATGAAAGTCGGTAACACCTGAAGCCGGTGGCCTAACCCTTGTGGAGGGAGCCGTCGAAGGTGGGATCGGTAATTAGGACTAAGTCGTAACAAGGTAGCCGTACCGGAAGGTGCGGCTGGATCACCTCCTTTCTAAGGAGCAACTGGCAGCTTTGCTGTCCAGACCCCAGTTCGAAGGCGTCTGTTCTTCGCTGGGAGCTCATGGGTGGAACATTTGACATGGTGCGATCGATGAGAGTTTCTTCTAGTACACCGCTTGCGGTTGGAACGGGGAGGGTTTCGGATGTCGTGCCTGCACGCTGTTGGGTCCTGAGGGACCGGATGAGCTTTGACCTTTCGGGGTTGTGAGCGCAGTCGGTTACTCTGGGCCTCTTTCTGTTTCCCCCGGTTTTGTGGGGTTGTGGATTGGGGCACCGCCCGTACTTTGAGAACTACACAGTGGACGCGAGCATCTTGCAATGCACTCTTTGAGTGTGTTGCACAAGATGATCTTAAAGATCATTAGTCAATTTCAGATCCAGTTTTAGTGACTGGGTCGAGTTTTTGATTCAAACTCATGTGATTTCAAGTCTTTAAGAGCAAACGGTGGATGCCTTGGCATCTGGAGCCGAAGAAGGACGTAGCAATCTGCGATAAGCCTCGGGGAACTGATAAGCAAGTTTTGATCCGAGGGTGTCCGAATGGGGAAACCCCGCTGGGCGGCGTGCCGACCTAGTGACTCCCGCCTGAATATATAGGGCGGGTAGAGGGAACGTGGGGAAGTGAAACATCTCAGTACCCACAGGAAGAGAAAGCAACCGCGATTCCGTTAGTAGTGGCGAGCGAAACCGGAACAGGCTAAACCTAGCGTGTGTGATAGCCGGCAGGTGTTGCACGTTGGGGGTTGTGGGACTTTTCAGTCATTTCTGCCGAGATGGCGGCGTTACAAGAAGGTATAGACGAACGGTCTTGAAAGGCCGGTCATAGAGGGTGCCAACCCCGTAGTCGAAATGCCTCTCTTGGCGCGAAGAGTATCCCAAGTAGCACGGGGCCCGAGAAATCCCGTGTGAATCTGTCAGGACCACCTGATAAGCCTAAATACTCCCAGATGACCGATAGCGGACAAGTACCGTGAGGGAAAGGTGAAAAGTACCCCGGGAGGGGAGTGAAATAGTACCTGAAACCGTTTGCTTACAAACCGTTGGAGCCTCCTTAGTAGGGGTGACAGCGTGCCTTTTGAAGAATGAGCCTGCGAGTTAGCGATATGTGGCGAGGTTAACCCGTGTGGGGTAGCCGTAGCGAAAGCGAGTCTGAATAGGGCGATTCAGTCGCATGTCCTAGACCCGAAGCGAAGTGATCTATCCATGGCCAGGTTGAAGCGACGGTAAGACGTCGT from Microbacterium sp. LWO13-1.2 includes the following:
- a CDS encoding GNAT family protein, which codes for MDLAVGMRHGPVELRLVRTRDARALQHELLSNRSWLQPWEATIPYGSVSFDMRLSIRRLLQQYRDGAGYPFVMEYEGEIAGQLNVWGIARGSLASATIGYWVSERFAGKGITPTAVALATDACFVEYGLHRMEICIRPENVASLRIVQKLGFRYEGLRRRFIHIDGDWRDHYAFALTREDVPQGVLARWLNGQVPADAATIPPTDRLAR
- a CDS encoding 5-formyltetrahydrofolate cyclo-ligase; the protein is MSNDVENAKRALRAELRERRQLLSAAQRDAAAAAIGERLDALVDDADARSISCFLSTTNEPSTREFVARTVRRGIRVLLPVTRADGLLDWAIATDDGEIAEGMFGLPEPAGEVLGPIAVNDVDLMIIPAAAVDRSGMRLGWGRGYFDKTIGSMEKCPPVYAVIYDSEILDSLPREVHDQPVTGVVTPSQTLILSPSRH
- the galU gene encoding UTP--glucose-1-phosphate uridylyltransferase GalU; the protein is MRVQKMKAVIPAAGLGTRFLPATKAMPKEMLPVVDKPAIQYVVEEAADAGINDILIIIGRNKNAISNHFDAVPELEVKLLEKGDTGRLERVMKSSDLADIHFVRQGEPKGLGHAVLRARSHVGDNPFAVLLGDDLIDERDPLLTTMIEEHERTGAAVIALMEVDPANIQMYGAAAVEPIEGSDAVRVTGLVEKPAPEDAPSNLAIIGRYVLPASVFDILERTEPGKGGEIQLTDALQELAADPNGPGVVGVIFGGRRYDTGDRVDYIKAIVQLASDREDLGPELRPWLKEFAERL